The following coding sequences lie in one Silene latifolia isolate original U9 population chromosome 5, ASM4854445v1, whole genome shotgun sequence genomic window:
- the LOC141656433 gene encoding uncharacterized protein LOC141656433 codes for MISITANTLPISYLLPKSHQPIKNYCQICSKFGSFYKNQSNLKIKKDGFLFGENKLRNKNRDVIVKSNQGGFNFNFNGGGGGGKDDGINTRVLGNLALAVGLTYLSLSGQLGWVLDTIVSLWLLSIVLPIVGFGAFLWWAKRDIVQSACPNCGSEFQVFKSSLNDEEVQLCPFCSQPFSVEGNEFVKEPIKFSNRSSPFGQAFDDFSPWSGKGKDTSASTTIIDVEAEVEDAE; via the exons ATGATTTCCATTACTGCCAATACTTTACCTATATCTTATCTTCTTCCAAAATCACATCAACCCATTAAAAATTACTGTCAAATTTGCTCAAAGTTTGGTTCTTTTTATAAAAATCAATCaaatttgaaaataaaaaaaGATGGGTTTTTGTTTGGTGAAAATAAATTGAGAAATAAAAACAGGGATGTAATTGTTAAGTCTAATCAAGGGggatttaattttaattttaatggtggaggtggtggaggtAAAGATGATGGGATAAATACAAGAGTGTTGGGTAATCTTGCATTAGCTGTGGGATTAACTTATCTTTCTTTAAGTGGTCAGCTTGGTTGGGTTTTGGATACTATTGTCTCCCTTTGG CTGCTGTCCATAGTTCTTCCAATTGTTGGCTTTGGAGCGTTCCTCTGGTGGGCAAAACGAGATATAGTACAAAGCGCT TGTCCGAACTGTGGTAGCGAATTTCAGGTTTTCAA ATCTTCTCTCAATGATGAAGAAGTTCAGCTGTGCCCCTTCTGCAGTCAACCCTTTTCAG tcgaagggaatgagtttGTGAAAGAACCAATCAAGTTCTCAAATCGATCTTCACCATTCGGACAAGCATTTGATGATTTCTCACCTTGGTCTGGGAAAG GAAAGGACACCTCTGCCTCAACAACAATTATCGATGTTGAAGCTGAAGTCGAAGATGCAGAATGA
- the LOC141655801 gene encoding small ribosomal subunit protein eS27z-like, with amino-acid sequence MVLQNDIDLLNPPAEVEQRKHKLKRLVPTPNSYFMDVKCPTEKCYVLTTIFSHSQTIVSCSRCQAILCQPTGGKCHLTEGCKFRKKEM; translated from the coding sequence ATGGTGTTACAAAATGATATTGATTTATTGAATCCACCGGCGGAAGTTGAGCAAAGGAAGCACAAGTTGAAAAGATTGGTTCCGACTCCGAATTCTTATTTCATGGACGTAAAGTGTCCTACTGAGAAGTGTTACGTATTAACGACAATCTTTAGCCACTCTCAAACCATCGTCTCTTGCTCTCGATGTCAAGCTATTCTTTGCCAACCTACCGGTGGTAAATGTCACCTTACCGAGGGTTGCAAATTTCGTAAGAAGGAGATGTGA
- the LOC141656432 gene encoding disease resistance protein RFL1-like, which produces MIELLSSITAGLFVTVVIFLVKECLILKDVAETIESLKNVLDFVGNFPKWLRYYSDLNANVLKLEDRKSNLQYRLNDLQQRVENEEHRTGRTRKKEVQHWIDTAESKLADVKAVLLTIDQGTNRFTRFVVRAWWGNQVENLIVEVDDLYHLGVFEEVLSTVRETAELPLTTLVGTAAIENIKKITTWLAGNGVTKIGVHGTKGIGKTALMKHIHNKLLSYGKIHVYMVTIPEDCHDYQLQSAIAGAVGVDLQEEDLVRRAALLCRALKMRNFVLILDGLTRYFALENVGIPLDNARGKIIITSRSTDVCRRMGCQNHSIAVTPLPSEEALDLFKMKLHCSSFTNPRLEAVASQIVAECKGVALKIVEKASDLIGIDDLSVWLTVFKEMQEA; this is translated from the exons ATGATTGAACTTT TAAGTTCCATAACAGCAGGGCTTTTCGTCACAGTAGTAATTTTCCTGGTAAAAGAGTGCTTGATCTTGAAAGATGTAGCAGAAACAATCGAGTCTCTGAAAAATGTGTTGGATTTTGTTGGCAATTTTCCCAAATGGTTACGATACTACAGCGATCTCAATGCTAACGTGCTAAAACTCGAGGATAGAAAGAGTAATTTGCAGTATAGGTTGAATGATCTACAACAGCGGGTCGAAAATGAAGAGCATCGAACTGGCAGAACACGAAAGAAAGAAGTTCAGCATTGGATTGACACTGCTGAAAGCAAACTAGCTGATGTCAAGGCTGTACTTCTTACAATAGATCAGGGAACCAATCGTTTCACGAGGTTTGTAGTTCGAGCTTGGTGGGGAAATCAGGTTGAAAATTTGATTGTGGAAGTGGATGATCTGTATCATTTGGGTGTCTTCGAGGAGGTGCTATCGACTGTCAGGGAAACGGCAGAATTACCATTGACCACATTGGTGGGCACTGCTGCAATTGAGAACATCAAAAAAATTACAACATGGTTGGCGGGAAATGGAGTCACCAAAATCGGGGTTCATGGAACTAAAGGAATCGGGAAAACTGCCCTAATGAAGCATATCCATAACAAGCTTTTGAGCTACGGAAAAATACACGTGTATATGGTCACGATACCTGAAGACTGTCATGACTATCAGTTGCAGTCTGCTATTGCAGGTGCGGTAGGTGTTGACCTGCAGGAAGAAGATCTAGTGAGAAGGGCAGCTTTACTATGTCGAGCATTGAAAATGCGAAATTTTGTGCTTATTTTGGATGGACTGACCCGATACTTTGCCCTAGAGAATGTCGGAATTCCTCTAGACAATGCCAGAGGGAAAATTATAATCACTTCAAGGTCTACAGATGTCTGTAGGAGAATGGGATGTCAGAATCATTCTATTGCAGTAACTCCTCTTCCGTCTGAGGAAGCATTAGATTTGTTTAAGATGAAGTTGCATTGTTCATCGTTTACAAATCCTCGACTAGAGGCTGTAGCGAGCCAAATTGTGGCGGAGTGTAAAGGTGTAGCTCTGAAAATAGTTGAGAAAGCTAGTGATCTTATAGGAATAGATGACTTAAGTGTGTGGCTGACTGTATTCAAAGAAATGCAGGAGGCCTGA